Proteins from a genomic interval of Capsicum annuum cultivar UCD-10X-F1 chromosome 4, UCD10Xv1.1, whole genome shotgun sequence:
- the LOC107866773 gene encoding protein S-acyltransferase 21 isoform X1, with protein MARRHGWQLPAHSFQVVAITVFCLLSVAFYAFFAPFLGKDIFEYIAIGVYSFLALCVFTLYVRCTAIDPADPGILIEADKSTAYQSHNEIELPGDIFAAGGPSKEGFRDGGSDASGCCGKLGGVLCCCFVIEDCRKDDQSLHSSGDDEALFCTLCNAEVRKFSKHCRSCDKCVDGFDHHCRWLNNCVGRKNYITFVCLMAFSFVWLVFECGVGIAVLVRCFVDKKATENQITERLGEGFSRPPFAIVVALCTAVSLLATVPLGELFFFHIILIRKGITTYEYVVAMRSQSEPPGPSVDEGDQQSLPSSPTSSAVTAISGRSSVGMSLQHKGAWCTPPRIFMDHQDEIIPHLEPGRLPSTVDPDALDKDKKASHRPVRISAWKLAKLDSTEAIKAGVKARASSSVLRPVGAKHHPYDTDHLSSGMSGRSSPASTNHGFYDNNARAGTSRLSPSKSSYPPSRASREDIETCGHSMSNLSSPLAPNLTPSPLALQHHPSNRDHFNPVYQSSADQSPWSAKACHENESPAPDILSEGSSTRKNNMGTPESTRSSVFWDQEAGRFVSANTNRGAGSTSQISGTELTYTGQSIFFGGPLLNENMYRGARASGTLSAAGTPRSYYQGRTQRGGQLPVFVPSDSQQNQFSSRLPRD; from the exons ATGGCTAGGCGACATGGGTGGCAACTACCGGCTCACTCTTTTCAG GTTGTGGCTATAACAGTTTTCTGCCTGCTATCTGTTGCCTTCTATGCATTTTTTGCTCcatttctaggaaaagacatctTTGAGTATATAGCAATTGGTGTTTATTCCTTCTTG GCTCTGTGTGTGTTCACACTCTATGTTAGATGCACAGCAATTGATCCTGCTGATCCTGGGATTCTCATTGAAGCTGACAAGTCGACAGCCTATCAGTCACATAATGAAATAGAGTTGCCGG GTGATATATTTGCTGCAGGGGGTCCCAGCAAGGAAGGGTTCCGAGATGGAGGAAGTGATGCCTCAGGTTGTTGTGGAAAACTTGGAGGGGTCCTCTGTTGTTGTTTTGTCATTGAAGACTGCAGGAAGGATGATCAGTCGCTGCACTCTAGTGGAGATGACGAAGCTTTGTTCTGCACATTGTGTAATGCTGAG GTTCGGAAGTTCAGTAAACACTGTAGAAGTTGTGACAAATGTGTTGATGGATTTGATCATCACTGCCGT TGGTTGAATAATTGTGTGGGAAGGAAAAACTACATCACATTTGTGTGCCTGATGGCTTTCAGCTTTGTTTGG CTTGTCTTTGAATGTGGAGTGGGCATTGCAGTCCTAGTTAGATGTTTTGTCGATAAGAAAGCTACAGAAAATCAGATAACAGAGAGGCTCGGAGAAGGATTCTCTAGGCCTCCATTTGCTATTGTAGTG GCCTTATGTACTGCTGTTTCTTTACTTGCAACCGTACCTTTAGGTGAATTATTTTTCTTCCACATTATTCTCATTCGTAAG GGTATTACAACCTATGAGTACGTTGTTGCAATGAGATCTCAAAGCGAGCCGCCTGGACCCTCTGTAGATGAAGGTGATCAGCAGAGTTTGCCATCATCACCGACCAGCTCTGCAGTGACTGCCATCAGTGGAAGAAGTTCTGTTGGGATGAGCTTGCAACATAAAGGTGCTTGGTGTACTCCTCCAAGAATCTTCATGGATCATCAG GATGAAATTATTCCTCATCTTGAGCCTGGACGATTGCCATCTACTGTTGATCCTGATGCACTAGACAAGGACAAAAAGGCATCACATCGTCCAGTACGCATTAGTGCATGGAAGCTTGCGAAGTTAGATTCCACTGAAGCAATCAAGGCTGGTGTGAAGGCTAGAGCTTCATCATCTGTTCTACGTCCAGTTGGTGCCAAGCATCATCCTTATGACACTGATCATTTGTCCAGTGGCATGAGTGGTAGAAGCAGTCCGGCAAGTACTAATCACGGATTTTATGACAATAATGCTAGAGCTGGGACATCAAGGTTGTCTCCTTCCAAAAGCTCATATCCACCCAGTCGTGCCAGCAGAGAGGATATTGAAACATGTGGCCACAGCATGAGTAACTTAAGCAGTCCTCTTGCCCCTAACCTAACCCCATCCCCATTAGCACTGCAGCATCACCCTTCAAATAGAGATCACTTCAATCCAGTCTATCAGTCATCTGCAGATCAGTCTCCTTGGTCAGCAAAAGCATGCCACGAGAACGAATCTCCTGCCCCTGATATTCTCTCAGAGGGATCCTCCACAAGAAAGAACAACATGGGCACTCCAGAGAGTACAAGGTCATCAGTTTTCTGGGATCAAGAAGCCGGGAGATTCGTTTCTGCTAATACTAACAGGGGTGCTGGTTCTACTTCCCAAATTTCTGGAACAGAGCTTACATACACAGGTCAATCTATATTTTTCGGAGGGCCTTTACTGAACGAAAACATGTACAGAGGGGCAAGAGCTAGTGGTACATTGTCTGCTGCTGGTACTCCGCGGAGTTACTATCAGGGTAGAACACAAAGAGGCGGTCAACTTCCTGTATTTGTTCCTAGTGATTCCCAGCAAAATCAATTTTCTTCACGATTACCGCGAGACTAG
- the LOC107866773 gene encoding protein S-acyltransferase 21 isoform X2, producing MARRHGWQLPAHSFQVVAITVFCLLSVAFYAFFAPFLGKDIFEYIAIGVYSFLALCVFTLYVRCTAIDPADPGILIEADKSTAYQSHNEIELPGGPSKEGFRDGGSDASGCCGKLGGVLCCCFVIEDCRKDDQSLHSSGDDEALFCTLCNAEVRKFSKHCRSCDKCVDGFDHHCRWLNNCVGRKNYITFVCLMAFSFVWLVFECGVGIAVLVRCFVDKKATENQITERLGEGFSRPPFAIVVALCTAVSLLATVPLGELFFFHIILIRKGITTYEYVVAMRSQSEPPGPSVDEGDQQSLPSSPTSSAVTAISGRSSVGMSLQHKGAWCTPPRIFMDHQDEIIPHLEPGRLPSTVDPDALDKDKKASHRPVRISAWKLAKLDSTEAIKAGVKARASSSVLRPVGAKHHPYDTDHLSSGMSGRSSPASTNHGFYDNNARAGTSRLSPSKSSYPPSRASREDIETCGHSMSNLSSPLAPNLTPSPLALQHHPSNRDHFNPVYQSSADQSPWSAKACHENESPAPDILSEGSSTRKNNMGTPESTRSSVFWDQEAGRFVSANTNRGAGSTSQISGTELTYTGQSIFFGGPLLNENMYRGARASGTLSAAGTPRSYYQGRTQRGGQLPVFVPSDSQQNQFSSRLPRD from the exons ATGGCTAGGCGACATGGGTGGCAACTACCGGCTCACTCTTTTCAG GTTGTGGCTATAACAGTTTTCTGCCTGCTATCTGTTGCCTTCTATGCATTTTTTGCTCcatttctaggaaaagacatctTTGAGTATATAGCAATTGGTGTTTATTCCTTCTTG GCTCTGTGTGTGTTCACACTCTATGTTAGATGCACAGCAATTGATCCTGCTGATCCTGGGATTCTCATTGAAGCTGACAAGTCGACAGCCTATCAGTCACATAATGAAATAGAGTTGCCGG GGGGTCCCAGCAAGGAAGGGTTCCGAGATGGAGGAAGTGATGCCTCAGGTTGTTGTGGAAAACTTGGAGGGGTCCTCTGTTGTTGTTTTGTCATTGAAGACTGCAGGAAGGATGATCAGTCGCTGCACTCTAGTGGAGATGACGAAGCTTTGTTCTGCACATTGTGTAATGCTGAG GTTCGGAAGTTCAGTAAACACTGTAGAAGTTGTGACAAATGTGTTGATGGATTTGATCATCACTGCCGT TGGTTGAATAATTGTGTGGGAAGGAAAAACTACATCACATTTGTGTGCCTGATGGCTTTCAGCTTTGTTTGG CTTGTCTTTGAATGTGGAGTGGGCATTGCAGTCCTAGTTAGATGTTTTGTCGATAAGAAAGCTACAGAAAATCAGATAACAGAGAGGCTCGGAGAAGGATTCTCTAGGCCTCCATTTGCTATTGTAGTG GCCTTATGTACTGCTGTTTCTTTACTTGCAACCGTACCTTTAGGTGAATTATTTTTCTTCCACATTATTCTCATTCGTAAG GGTATTACAACCTATGAGTACGTTGTTGCAATGAGATCTCAAAGCGAGCCGCCTGGACCCTCTGTAGATGAAGGTGATCAGCAGAGTTTGCCATCATCACCGACCAGCTCTGCAGTGACTGCCATCAGTGGAAGAAGTTCTGTTGGGATGAGCTTGCAACATAAAGGTGCTTGGTGTACTCCTCCAAGAATCTTCATGGATCATCAG GATGAAATTATTCCTCATCTTGAGCCTGGACGATTGCCATCTACTGTTGATCCTGATGCACTAGACAAGGACAAAAAGGCATCACATCGTCCAGTACGCATTAGTGCATGGAAGCTTGCGAAGTTAGATTCCACTGAAGCAATCAAGGCTGGTGTGAAGGCTAGAGCTTCATCATCTGTTCTACGTCCAGTTGGTGCCAAGCATCATCCTTATGACACTGATCATTTGTCCAGTGGCATGAGTGGTAGAAGCAGTCCGGCAAGTACTAATCACGGATTTTATGACAATAATGCTAGAGCTGGGACATCAAGGTTGTCTCCTTCCAAAAGCTCATATCCACCCAGTCGTGCCAGCAGAGAGGATATTGAAACATGTGGCCACAGCATGAGTAACTTAAGCAGTCCTCTTGCCCCTAACCTAACCCCATCCCCATTAGCACTGCAGCATCACCCTTCAAATAGAGATCACTTCAATCCAGTCTATCAGTCATCTGCAGATCAGTCTCCTTGGTCAGCAAAAGCATGCCACGAGAACGAATCTCCTGCCCCTGATATTCTCTCAGAGGGATCCTCCACAAGAAAGAACAACATGGGCACTCCAGAGAGTACAAGGTCATCAGTTTTCTGGGATCAAGAAGCCGGGAGATTCGTTTCTGCTAATACTAACAGGGGTGCTGGTTCTACTTCCCAAATTTCTGGAACAGAGCTTACATACACAGGTCAATCTATATTTTTCGGAGGGCCTTTACTGAACGAAAACATGTACAGAGGGGCAAGAGCTAGTGGTACATTGTCTGCTGCTGGTACTCCGCGGAGTTACTATCAGGGTAGAACACAAAGAGGCGGTCAACTTCCTGTATTTGTTCCTAGTGATTCCCAGCAAAATCAATTTTCTTCACGATTACCGCGAGACTAG
- the LOC107866772 gene encoding peptidyl-prolyl cis-trans isomerase FKBP18, chloroplastic, translating into MAATLNIQGSCIIKNSSNSCSGQTDHQLKQVFLQFPISRRTGILVSVLPLSLNLVAQPSIARERRNKKNIPLEDYHTTYDGLKYYDILEGKGPVAEKGSTVQVHFDCVYRNITAVSSRESKLLAGNRIISQPYEFQVGAPPGKERKRDFVDNPNGLFSAQAAPKPPKAMYTITEGMKVGGKRTVIVPPEAGYGSKGMNEIPPGATFDLNIELLEVKSPEGKK; encoded by the exons ATGGCTGCAACACTGAACATTCAAGGATCATGCatcataaaaaattcatcaaattcctgCAGTGGCCAGACTGACCATCAGCTAAAGCAGGTGTTTTTACAGTTTCCCATTTCAAGAAGAACTGGAATTCTCGTTTCTGTGTTGCCCCTTAGCCTCAATTTGGTTGCTCAACCATCCATAGCTAGAGAGAGGCGCAATAAGAAGAACATCCCTCTTGAAGACTATCACACTACCT ATGATGGattgaaatactatgatattCTTGAAGGAAAAGGTCCAGTAGCTGAAAAGGGCTCCACTGTACAG GTACATTTTGACTGTGTGTATCGTAATATTACTGCAGTTTCAAGTCGAGAATCTAAACTGTTGGCTGGAAATCGTATCATTTCACAG CCTTACGAGTTCCAGGTTGGAGCTCCTCCAGGGAAAGAGCGGAAACGTGATTTTGTGGACAATCCAAATGGTTTATTTTCTGCTCAAGCAGCCCCAAAACCTCCAAAAGCAATGTATACAATAACTGAAGGGATGAAAGTTGGAGGAAAG AGGACTGTGATCGTTCCTCCAGAAGCTGGATATGGTTCAAAGGGAATGAATGAGATTCCG CCAGGGGCTACATTCGATCTGAATATTGAACTACTGGAAGTAAAGTCACCAGAAGGGAAGAAATAG